The DNA region CTAAGAATATTGAGGCCCCAGAAAGTAAAGAATAATGTAACATCTTTTCCCATTGCTGCCGCTCCATTGGCGATGATCATAGAAGCCAAAGCCTTGTCAAGGTCGCCACTGAAGATGACCATAGTACTGCCGTTTCCACCAGATGAACCTGATTTGTTTAATTTCATACCGCCTTTTGCCACATAAGCGACATAGACTTTATCTTCTTTATCAGATTTTATAAATGTATTACCTGTTTTTTTACACCAAGCTTTTGCATCAACGACAAAACCCGGATCGGTAGCTGTAACCTTAAGTATATCCCCGTCTGTGAGTCCGGTGATTGTTTGATTCAGCTTCATGATAGGGCCGGGGCATTGAAGTCCACATGCATCCAAGAGGATTGCGTCACTTAGCTTAGAACTGGTGATGGTTGTATTGATATTTTTTTCGGGTGCACCATCATCATTTAGGTTTTGGTCTTTAAAGTCAATGACACAATTAGGATTGGTGTAATCTTTACCAAAATATTTGTAGAGATTATAACCACCGATTAAGTTCTTAACCGTATAACCGGCTTGTTGAAGAATCCTAGAAGCAAGGTAACCACGAATACCAACAGCACAGTATACGACGATGGTTTTATCTTTTGAAAGTGTATGCATTTGGTCCCGTAGATCATTAATTGGAATATGTAGGGCACCATCAATGATACCTAGTTCAACTTCAATGTCTTCACGTACATCTAATAAGATATTTTGACTCGGGTCAAGTTTGTCAATATCCCGCCATAAGTAAACATCCTGATCTTTATTGAGTATGTTCTCAGCCGCATAGCCAATCATATTGACAGGATCTTTTGCAGAAGAGTAAGGTGGTGCATAAGCAAGTTCAAGCCTTTGTAAGTCATAGACAGTAGCGCCAAAACGCATAACACTGGCGATAACATCGATGCGTTTCTCAATGCCGTCAACCCCAACATTTTGTGCACCTAATATTTTACCGTCTAAGTCAAAGATTACTTTTAGGGTCATAGGAAAACTACCGGGATAATAGCCGGCGTGAGACTTGGGTTGGATGACGGTCATCATGTAATCACTACCGTATTTTTTTCCGGCACTTATAAGTGACTTTTCATTAATACCGGTTGTCGCTACAGTTAAATCAAATATTTTGGCCACACTGGTACCTTGACTACCTTCATAAATGGAATCACGACCACATATGTTATCTGCAACAATACGACCTTGTTTATTAGCAGGTCCGGCCAGAGGAATCATGGTCTTAGAATTGGTAACATAATCGTCTACTTCAATAACATCACCTAAAGCATAAATGGATGGAACAGAAGTACGAAGATGTTGATCGACGACAATACCACCTCTTGCATTGACTTCTAAGCCGGCTGCTTTGGCGAGTTCACTATTTGGGGAGATACCAATACTTAGGATAACCATATCCGCATCAATCTTAGTACCATCTTGTAGGGAAACAGTTGTAACACCTTTGTCGTAGTGGAAGTCTTTAACACCATTTTTTAAGTACAGATGCACACCCATGGAAGATAAATGGCTATGCACCAATTGAGCCAACTCAAAGTCCAGTGGTGCCATGACCTGATCGGCCATCTCCACAAGGGTAACTTCAATACCAAGATCATGAAGATTCTCAACCATTTCTATACCAATGAAGCCACCGCCTATGACAGTCGCTTTCTTAATACCATGCTCCGTTACATAAGATTTGATTCTATCGGTATCCGGTATATTCCATAGTGAAAAGATATTGTTACTTTTAATACCGGGAATAGGCGGCTTTATAGGTGTTGAACCGGTGGAAAGTACCAATTCATCATAAGATTCCTCATATTTTGTCGAGGTCTTGATATCCAAAACGGTTACGGTTTTTCTTGCAGGATCAATAGCGATGACTTCGTTTTCTGTACGGATGTCGATGTTAAATCGTGTTTGCATAGCCTCAGGTGTTTGTACCATGAGATCATCCCGGTCTTTTATGGTGCCACCGATATAGTAGGGTAAACCACAATTGGCATAGGAGATATAAGCACCTCTCTCAAAAATAATGATTTGTACATTTTCATCTAAGCGTCTGAGTCGCGCAGCTGTTGTTGCACCGCCGGCTACACCGCCAACAATTAAAACTTTCTTATCCATAAATAACCTCTTTCTTTGATTGATAAATATTTAACCAATAAGCATAAATTTATTAAATCATATATTCTGATAATATGATATATCAAACAAATTTTTTTGTCAAGAATTTTATTTTGACATATGAACGCTATTAGTAAATGCGTCCCTTAATACAAAGTGGCTTTAAACCATAAGTTTTTTTCTTTATTGTAGGCATCCTGACTATCACTGGCATGGATTAAGTTCATACTAGGCATATTTTGATCTAAGACAGGAATCCCATAGTCATGTCGGATGGTACCCGGTTTAGCACGATCGGGACGATAGTGGCCAATGAGCTCTCTTGCGATGGTGATGCCATCATCAGAATCATGGCCTAAAATCATAGGTATGGTAGGCTTACCAACAAAGGCAATTTTAAGCCAGTCCTTAAAGCCTTCGCCTTCTCTAAGAATTACTTCTTTATAATGCTCTTTGATCAATCTGTAATCTACAACACGATAATGAATATGCTCAATCTTGAATCCGGCTTTTAGAAACCGTCCGGTAATCTGATCGACTAGACCTCTTTCAAGTGCATCCGGTTTTAGAATGATAAATGTTTTTGAACTCATCTTGAAGCCTCCTAATTTTGTGTATGTGTTTTTTTAATTGTAACACTAATGGGCGTTTATTCAAAGACCTGTGAAATCTTTTTATGATATCAGAAGATACTTCATATATGGGATGCTTTAAGAGCTAAAAGCTAGATATAACTTGACTTTTAGCCGTTATTATAATAAAATAGCATGGACATGAAAATGAAAAATGACATGCAATAACTCGTATAATTCAGCAATATGGGCTGAAAGTTTCTACAAACTACCGTAAATAGTTATAGCTATGAGTTCCTAAATGAT from Petrocella atlantisensis includes:
- a CDS encoding FAD-dependent oxidoreductase; translation: MDKKVLIVGGVAGGATTAARLRRLDENVQIIIFERGAYISYANCGLPYYIGGTIKDRDDLMVQTPEAMQTRFNIDIRTENEVIAIDPARKTVTVLDIKTSTKYEESYDELVLSTGSTPIKPPIPGIKSNNIFSLWNIPDTDRIKSYVTEHGIKKATVIGGGFIGIEMVENLHDLGIEVTLVEMADQVMAPLDFELAQLVHSHLSSMGVHLYLKNGVKDFHYDKGVTTVSLQDGTKIDADMVILSIGISPNSELAKAAGLEVNARGGIVVDQHLRTSVPSIYALGDVIEVDDYVTNSKTMIPLAGPANKQGRIVADNICGRDSIYEGSQGTSVAKIFDLTVATTGINEKSLISAGKKYGSDYMMTVIQPKSHAGYYPGSFPMTLKVIFDLDGKILGAQNVGVDGIEKRIDVIASVMRFGATVYDLQRLELAYAPPYSSAKDPVNMIGYAAENILNKDQDVYLWRDIDKLDPSQNILLDVREDIEVELGIIDGALHIPINDLRDQMHTLSKDKTIVVYCAVGIRGYLASRILQQAGYTVKNLIGGYNLYKYFGKDYTNPNCVIDFKDQNLNDDGAPEKNINTTITSSKLSDAILLDACGLQCPGPIMKLNQTITGLTDGDILKVTATDPGFVVDAKAWCKKTGNTFIKSDKEDKVYVAYVAKGGMKLNKSGSSGGNGSTMVIFSGDLDKALASMIIANGAAAMGKDVTLFFTFWGLNILRKHDKVQVKKSLIDTMFGKMMPRGTSKLKLSKMNMGGLGTSLMHHVMSSKNVNTMDELIASAMASGVKFVACTMSMDIMGIKAEELIDGVEYGGVAAYLGATEESNHNLFI
- a CDS encoding nucleoside-diphosphate kinase, giving the protein MSSKTFIILKPDALERGLVDQITGRFLKAGFKIEHIHYRVVDYRLIKEHYKEVILREGEGFKDWLKIAFVGKPTIPMILGHDSDDGITIARELIGHYRPDRAKPGTIRHDYGIPVLDQNMPSMNLIHASDSQDAYNKEKNLWFKATLY